Genomic segment of Schistocerca piceifrons isolate TAMUIC-IGC-003096 chromosome 1, iqSchPice1.1, whole genome shotgun sequence:
TCAGAAATTAGAAGAGCATCGTCGTGCTGCTGAAGAAAGGACTGCAAAGAAAAGAGcaaaaagactgaagaaaaaacagAAGGCCCGAAAACGTCCAAAGAGTGAAAACTTAAGCAAGTCTGAGAACAGCAATTCTGCAAGTGAATACAGTGCTGAAAGTGGAAGCAGTGGCGATGAAGAAAATAAATGATATGTGGTTTTCAATTTGATCTCATTTGCAATCAGTAAGGATAAATGAATATATAGTCCTAAGAGAAGCACATTATGTATTCTGTTCATGTATCAGTAATggtatatattttcatatttcttcAAGATGAGAACTGTCATTATCTCACTGCTGTTCCAAGTCTAGGTCATTATCATTATTTCTTACTGATTATGGAGTGAGCTAATAATAGACCCTCAAAAATAATCTTCATGTTTGCATGCGCaacattatttctttatttgctTCCAACAACTAGCAATTTGGAAATGAGAATTCCCAAATATTACCACTAGTAAAAATTGTACAGATTAAACACATGGGTCCCAGGATCAGCTCTGACCTCTTGACAGTATTTTCCTATATGTTTTACAGTTATGGaagattttacaaatttattttcaacTCAGTGTTTTGATGATGCAAGGAAATTTAGTTTTGGATATTAATATCCATACAGGTGGCAGTTCAGCTCCACATACACTGATGTTGTTTtggtataataaatctcatttcaTTATTATAAGCTTGTTTTTGTCTGTTACACTACTTTAATATTTGGTATGTCAttctgaatatggactgggagaaaggaatgaaagaggaaaccacctgatagaataatttaatcattgccgacatgtggtttaagaataatgaaagaaggttatatgcatgaaagagacctggagacacctaaGGCTTCAGGTTGATTatgtcatggtaagacagagatttcagaaccagattttaaactgtgagatacttgcaggggcagatgtacactttgaccacaatttattggttatgaagtgtagattaaaactgaagaaattgcaaaagaggtaggaaattaaggagatggggcttGGAGAAGtcaaaagaaccagaagttgttgagagtttcagagggagcattgggcaATGACTGCGTAGCAGagggaaaagaatacagtagaaaatgaatgggtagttttaaaaaatgaaatagtgaaggtagcagagaatcaaataggtgaaaagacaaggcctatgaggaatccttggataacataggggatattgaatttaattgatgaaaggagaaaatataaaaatgtagcaaatgaagtaggcaaaagagaatacagacgtataaaaaatgatattgacagtaagtgcaaaatgtctaaaacAAGAATGGCTGTAGGACAAATGCAAGgttatagaagcatatatcactagaggaaagatagaaaccacctgcaggaaaattaaagaggcctgtggagaaaagagaagcagcaatatgaatatcaagaggtcagatggaaaacgagtcctaagcaaagaaggaagtgttgaaggagtatgtagagagCTTATACAAGTGAGATGAATGCACAGGCAGTGGGAGCAATGGGaggggacgtagatgaaggtgagatgggagacatgatactgtgagAAGCATTTGACAGAGCAAGGAAGGGTCTAAGCCAAAAGAAGGCCCTGGGAATAGATGAAATTCCGcagacctactgatagccttgggataaCCAACAATGTcaaaaatcttccatctggtgtgcaagatatatgaaaaAGACTAAatactctgacttcaagaagaaagtagtaattccaattccaaagaaagcaggtaatgaccagtgtgaatattatcgaactattagtttaataattcatggttgcaaaatactaatattgagttctttacagaagaataaaaaattggtagaagctgacctcggagaagatcagtttggattctggaaaaaTATGGGCACAAGTGAAGCAATACTAACCATtcaacttgtcttagaagataggttaaggaaaggcaaacctacttttatagtgtttgtagacttaaagaaagtttttgacatttttgactggtatactctctttgaaattctgaagctagcaggggtaaaatgcagggagcaaaaggctacttacaacttgtgcagaaatcagatggcagttgtaaaagtcgaggggcatgaaaagcaagcagtgattgagaagggagtgacatagggttgtagcctatccctgacatTATTCAATTGGAACACTGAGcagtcagtaaaggaaaccaaagaaaaatttagagaaggaattaaagttgaaggagaagatataaaaattttgaggtctacctatggcttggaagagcagttgaatggaattcacAGTGTCTTGGAAAGTGGGTATAAGAtggtcatcaacaaaagcaaaacaagaatgatggaatgttgtcaaatcagatcaggtgatgctgagggaattagattgggaaatgagacacttaaaagcatagatgagttctgttatttgggcagtaaaataactgatggtggccgaagtggAGAAGATttacaatgtagactggcagtggcaagtaaagcatttctgaaggaaagaaatttgttaacattgtatatagatttaagttttataaaaataggagaaaagaaatttgtggcacaatctgattaTAAGAAgtgatctgttgataggacacattctgagacatcatcaagggatcaccaatttactattggagggaagtgtgtggagtaaaagtcgtagagggagaccaagagatgaatacattaagcagatgcagaaggatggagGTTGTGGTAGATATttgcagatgaagaggcttccacagaatagagtagcatggaaagatacatcaaaccagtcttcggactgaagaccacaacaacacatgatTCTGGTGGCTACACAACAATATGTAGAGTTTCCTGACAATGTCCTTGCTCCCCATACAGTTCAGTTGGCTCATTTTGGAAATGAAAAATCTCCTCTgcagaaataaataaacatagtCCAGAAAGTCAGGGAAGCCACAGCACcaaaaaactgtaacaaaatgcaGGAAGAACTGTTATTGTTTAATTACATAATTGCTGGGATGGGTATTCATTcagaacaacttaaagtggaatgaccatataaaactcattgtaggaaaagcagatttcATATCGTGAATTACTTTTGGAAGAATCCTAGACAAATGTAATTCACCCAAGAAATTGAAAGCTTACATAACTCTCATTCAGTTGATTTTTGATTCAGTGTGGAACACTTATCAGATGGGATTAGTGCAAGAGCATTGTGGAGATGCTCATCAAATTCCAGCAGCAGGCACAACAAAAGAGGCGTTGAGCATCACAGAaaggtttattgttaaaattcagtATGTGTACTTTCGAAGAATTCATGGATTACTTACAGTTATTCTTCTCACACTTCGTTGATTTATGGAACAAGAAATGGAAAAATGGTAGTGGTACCCATCATACTTGCAACTGCTCACTGTTCGTTAGCTTAcaaaatgtaaatgtagaaatgtGTTGTCAGTTATGGCAGCACAATCTTGTTTCCATTGTCTAGTCAAGAAGAACCTGTAAGTCTTTCATATGGTCTTTAATACTTGATTATATTTTACAGATGTAGTCAATCTTGATCATGTATTAGTTCACAAATTATTATCATCTGAAATATAAATCTGTTCAACATGTTCTTTTGTGAAATGCACACCCTGTCACCAGATATAATGAGTTATTGTTAAATCCACACACATCAACCTTAAAGCCAGCACACTTCCTGTGAAAATGAACCCAGTCCTAacagaaaacacaataaaaaataaactgtgggTAGTTATAACATTTTCTTGTTACCCTACTTTCAAGAACAGTATGTCTTCCTCTCCGTGTTACGTGAATATTATAACATATGAAAGTGCTACTTAATACTAAATTTTCAGGTCTATGTCTCAAACTCCCGTGTGGTCTTGTGACAAATTGCTTATTGTTCTCACTTCTCACCCCATCCTTATACTTGCAACAACattcctgtcttttttttttatcatttctctTCATAGTTATACTGTGTTATTCTTGGATATTGTGTTATATGTTTGAAACCCAAGTTGCCAAATAATGTATACAGCAGGTTGACAAGTCTGCAAAGCAGAGAAATAATTGCATAATTgattttttcaaattgttccaaACAGTAGTATTTTGTATTAATGAAAAACATCCTGTAATGAATGATATTGCATATaacaatatcagagaaggaaagttgctactcacaatatagtggagatgctgagtcgcgataggtgcaataaaaagattcacacactcatagctttcagccattaaggcctttgtcagaagtagacacactcacacaaacacaacttgcacacacgtctgcagtctcagagagctgaaactagcAGTGCAGTTTCAGCTCGCTGAGACTGCAGACGTGCAtgcaagttgtgtttgtgtgagtgtctgtgtgtgcgtgtgtgtatgtgtgtagaggttgtagagtgtttcagagagaggatTAGGGAGCAACTGACacaaacgggggaaagaaatacagtagaagaagaatgggtagcttctggactgaagaccacaccaccacCACATTACACTTTTTTGATACAGGCTTTCTTATGTGCTTCTCTGTGGAAGTCAGTTGTGTGTCTAGTTTCATAATCGTAGTAGTCACTGTTCAATAAAAAGAGCTGGGGATGGGATTTAAAAAAGTATATACTTTTGTAGAGATAAATAGATAGAAGAGTCATAACTTTCAGTTCTTTGAATATTTCCCTACAGGAGTCCCTGGGTGCAATCCCTTTTATAATTCTTATTGCCCATTTCTGAATAATAAAGGAGTGAAAaaccccaaaatatgacaccatattgCAGTAGACTATGTATGAATGCATAATAGGCACTCATCACTGTTTCTTCACTGCAGGAATTTTGAGCATTCTTAATACGTAACAATATTTAATTAGTTTTTTATTGAGCCATTCTATATATTTATCCCATTCAagatgctcatctaaccaaattcctaaAAATTTAATATTTGAAGCTTTTAGTCTTTCCTGCTTGCCTAACTTCACAATTATGTTGGGGATTACTTTATTTGAAGTATGCctgtaattcatccataatgttttCTTCTCATTAACAAATTGGCTGTTTTCTCTAAATCATTTAACTACTTCTTCATTTGctatttctattttttgtgtaagtcAGTCAGCCATATTCTGAGCTTTAACAAAAAGACTAGAATCGTCAGTAAACAGTACAGCATCAGCTTGTGTTAAATAACTTGTGTAGTcatttatgaatatcaagaacaaCAGGGATCCCAACATtgatccttggggtactccaggaAAGAAGGATTTACCATCATGGACTATTTCCACTTTCTGGTATCTACTAGATAAGTACAATTTAAACCACATATGAGCAGTGCCACAGACTACAGAAAGCCGTCGGGGTATATGGGTATGTTAGTGCCTTACACAACCGTAATGAGATTATCCTgcttccccttccccctccattTTCCCAAAACTACCTTCCTGCATTTTCTGCACAGAGTtagtaaattttataattttgtgtcAGGGTGTAATAAAAATTAAGCATTATTGAAAATATTACCTAAGCTGTATTGATGAAAAATAGTGTCCACAACAAATGAAACATTgtggtaaataaataacaaatcctATAAAATTGATAAAAGCTTGAAAGTAAAACAAACTGTATATCTCAAtatttaatgaaactactgtacttcgatattgtcacatagaagaaggtgtaagtagatgaatgacgaacactaacttcacttaatgaaggtttattcagcacttgcacatacaagatcgCAGAGCGAACTGcatccagccagaacacatacggtgtcTATATGCAGTTGCAGgatattccagtacaatgattcttgacacttgtggatacttctagaatgtatcgAACCatgtatagaaattaaaattcagttcaggtgagttttgaactcacagccctccatgcaacagtctagtatcataaccactacaccatgatgACTGTACTCACCTTcatctgcgacattgctccctcctgaagagaacagcgtctcagtgTTACGTCCTACTAGTCCGGGAACAAGTCATCGGTCCTTCATACTCCCAATGCCTGATGTTCACCCCagcagtgatcttcttagaacttcctttgccgctacgctcttcgtcacctttccacttgttgcctgttgCTGAAGCTTCGAATTTAccttgggttgcaggatccttatagggcttcattcgaagaacgtggaccgtatctctgatctttcgtcgtcttgtgtcaggttgaaatcttcaacttcatccGTAACATCAGACAACTATCTTACAATCTTATAGGGTACAAAGTAGCGTCTGAAGAGCTTCTCAGAgataccaaccttccgaacaggagtgaagatgcaGACGAGGTCACCGGGCTGGTAGACAGTAGCGCAGTAGCTCGCGTCGTACCttcagcgatcgttttcttgagcctgcagtgtactgagttgagctaactgctgagcttcctctgctctggttaacacctggccgatgtcatcgtccacatcatcaggatgcaACAGAAAAACAGTGTCCATTGtcatagtcgcctcacgcccatgcaccaggaaaaatggcgtaaatcctgtgctgtcttgtttggcagtgttgtaggcaaatgtcacaagaggtagcacctcatcccagtttgtctgctcaacactgacgaacattgatagcatgtaggccaaggtcttattaaggcattcagtaagcctgttagtttgcagatggtaggcagtcgtcctATGATGAGTAATGTTGGActgatggtttatctctgtcacaagatttgattgaaaaactttccctcgatttgTAATTAATGACATTGGGGCACGGTGTATTAATAAAATGCCTACCACGATCAAtgtggctacctcgaatgcttcatctgttttcacggcttttgtaatggcatagcgtgtcagataatcagtgcaaacaataatccatgtaTTGCCGCTAGCAGATGTTAGAAATTGTCTGAGGagatcaatcccaacacgctggaaaggcgtttcagctggtggaattggtatgagtctgCCAGGTGATTTCTGAGgagctgcctttctcctctggcactcttgacAGTGCTACACATAGTGACGAACACTCTTAAATAAAACGGGCCAGAAAATACTCTTgcagatcctatcgtatgtcttaataaatcctaaacaTGCGGCCTCAGGTGCGTAATGGAATTTCTGTACAACATCTAAGCACATGtttttaggaatcactggtagccacctctttccaaagtgatcaaagtttttcttgcaaagtgatccattaactaccttaaattgtcctttcacatccgctggccaatttaaggcaagcataatgtgagatatcttggcgtcctccttctgctcagaagagagatcctggagtgcagtgagacagtcacgatcttcatcaaagtcttgatggttttGCACAGGGTTTCtagagagacagtcggcatcttggtgttttcttccacttttgtacactatggtaatgtcatactcttgaagatgtagtgcccacctcACAAGTCGTCCTGTTgcatccttaagacctgtcaggcaacaaagtgaatgatggactgtaacaactgtgaatggccttccatagagatactgtcaaaatttacacatggcccagatcactgcaagacattctctttctgtagttgagtagtttctctcggcttttgtaagtgtcgtaGAAgacaggctataaccttctcttttccatctgtaatttgcaccagaacagcaccgatcccatacccactggcatctgtgtgtagttctgtacgtggtctctcatcatacagactaaGTACAGGGAAAGTTGTCAGAGCTTTTCGctgcacattgaaagaatcttgttgagcactgtcccagataaatttagcattggcttttaacaactcttggagtgacctgtctttgataaaacaattgtaaaaagaacataatccgaggaagcttctcacatctgtaATACTTTTAGGAACAGGAAATTCTGTTATAGGCCTCACCTtctctgggtctggccgcacaccttcgtttgacacaaggtgtccaagtattttgatttattttgctccaaagagacactttcttggattaagttacAGTCTGCTTTGTTGGAGACAGTTAAGAactgccctcagtctttttatatgttcatcaaatgtctctgagaacactataatgtcatctacataacaaacacacatcgtccacttcaggtgacttagaagattatttatcaaccgttcaaaagttgctggtacaTTACACAAACCAGTGTTACCTTAAAtttatacaggccctcaggggtgatgaacaCAGTTTTCCCACGGTCagcttcatctacttcgattttccagtatcctgagtacatgcccatggttgagaaaaacttagcccccttcaaaGACTGTAGTGTTTCGTCAATTCATGGAAGAGgataaatgtcctttttagttaccttcttaagcttcctgtaatcaacacaaaagcgccaactgtcaTCCCTCTTCTTGACGAGAACCAGTGGTGACgatcatgggctctgcgaaggctgaatgatgtcattcttcatcattttctctactttTTCGTGAATTATTTGACGTTatgttgctgacacacagtatgctctctggcttattggttgatggtctccagtgctaatccggtgctttaCCATCGATTCATCTAATTTGCTCTtaacctgtggattgaagcattcagagaactcttgaagaatggcaagtagcttcttctgttgttgcttagtgagatctggtgatagttgagTTAGACAATCTTGTCTCATGGTGGTAGCACTAATTTTGGCCACAgtctcggcatgggaggtttctattaTACTCAGCTGTTCTACAATTAACGGCTCatcatttgctatgcacatgcatcttggaaggatctgcggttctcggcgacagttaactatctacaattcaccgaatccattcttaaatgagacaacagaggctgggatgaccaagtaaTTCTTCAGTTGTATGCTTCTGTTACATTCCACTATAAGagccatgggttgatgcatggcatgacacatgacagttaccttcctAGCGCTGACTGcaagaatgatcacttcatccagcacacagtctccacacactcggatgcgcatcttcctgtccacagtagcTCATttcatctagcataatcttcgaacagccacaatctgtaattgcctgagaagctttcaaagagtcccatccgagaatgacatcatAACTAtactcttgtaagacaatgaattctaagggctgtgtatggccacttatacccacacgaatggtacatcttcctgtaggttttacgtattt
This window contains:
- the LOC124791102 gene encoding PRKR-interacting protein 1 homolog isoform X1 codes for the protein MPHVPDFVRNVMGSSAGAGSGEFHVYRHLRRKEYARQKFIQERAEKDLMDAAYHQKLEEHRRAAEERTAKKRAKRLKKKQKARKRPKSENLSKSENSNSASEYSAESGSSGDEENK
- the LOC124791102 gene encoding uncharacterized protein F37A4.2 isoform X2, with amino-acid sequence MESDNKQKDEDDKIFIAKTPLEIQRLKLEKLMKNPDLMDAAYHQKLEEHRRAAEERTAKKRAKRLKKKQKARKRPKSENLSKSENSNSASEYSAESGSSGDEENK